In a genomic window of Halorientalis sp. IM1011:
- a CDS encoding helix-turn-helix domain-containing protein: MTYIAKINIGRPVFHEALQTVPDMRLHIEDVHRLRDDQERFIFWAAGDDFETFEAALAGDPSVESFSRLNQFTDRRLYRGILSEDGLANSLYSIAGKRDIVPRSVTLAAEGTEFLARFPSREALIAFRDAARERNRDFELHSLYEEKPMENDGGRTNRYGITDAQRDALLAALEHGYFAVPRQTTMETIADDLGISTSALSSRLRRGQQALLRNTVVQDTHL; the protein is encoded by the coding sequence ATGACATACATTGCAAAAATAAACATCGGCCGTCCGGTGTTCCACGAGGCGTTGCAAACGGTCCCCGACATGAGACTTCACATAGAAGATGTCCATAGATTGCGGGATGATCAGGAGCGATTCATCTTTTGGGCGGCTGGTGATGATTTCGAGACGTTCGAAGCTGCGCTGGCTGGTGACCCGTCTGTCGAGTCCTTTTCTCGTCTCAACCAGTTCACAGACAGGCGCTTGTATCGTGGAATCCTTTCAGAAGACGGACTGGCCAATTCTCTGTATTCGATCGCCGGAAAACGAGACATCGTCCCAAGAAGTGTCACACTCGCGGCTGAAGGGACGGAATTTCTGGCCCGGTTTCCGTCTCGGGAGGCACTGATTGCCTTTCGAGATGCCGCTCGTGAGCGCAACCGGGATTTCGAGTTGCACAGCCTCTACGAAGAGAAGCCAATGGAGAACGACGGTGGACGTACCAATCGATATGGTATCACGGATGCGCAACGAGACGCCCTTCTCGCTGCCCTAGAGCACGGCTATTTCGCTGTCCCACGACAGACGACGATGGAAACCATCGCCGATGATCTCGGCATCTCGACGTCTGCATTGTCATCTCGCCTCCGGCGTGGCCAGCAAGCGTTGCTCCGTAATACAGTGGTTCAGGACACTCACTTATAA
- a CDS encoding HalOD1 output domain-containing protein, producing the protein MTECQPHTDELTEEEFTYQAPKEDSLSEAVIHAVSAFTGRKPVSANPTGTAGDELDSLFDTIDPDALDALFQTAGDGESMVGTVEFFYCGCEVTVDSTGFVIVTKR; encoded by the coding sequence ATGACAGAATGCCAACCCCACACAGACGAACTGACTGAAGAGGAGTTTACCTACCAGGCACCGAAGGAGGACTCGTTGTCCGAAGCGGTCATTCACGCTGTCTCGGCGTTTACCGGCCGCAAGCCCGTTTCAGCAAACCCCACCGGAACGGCGGGGGACGAGCTCGACTCGCTATTCGATACGATCGATCCTGACGCCTTGGACGCGCTCTTTCAGACAGCAGGGGATGGAGAGTCGATGGTCGGAACGGTCGAATTCTTCTACTGTGGCTGTGAGGTGACCGTCGATAGTACCGGATTCGTGATTGTGACGAAGAGGTAG
- a CDS encoding M20 family metallopeptidase: MVTPERSEDGGPSRTALQDLISDLVSIESENPPGNERACARYVEAWFDDRDVRTEVVREPYPDRPQIVAQIGDGRPRVVLNGHMDVVPAGDREQWDSPPYDPQVRDGNLYGRGAADMKTGLAIAMVTAARLKADIDAGDLPGSIVVQAAIGEEAAEPGTKTLLDRGYDGDYGIVLEPTGLRTATSVKGCAYYEFEVGGESAHAGQPGDGENALVRVLPLLERLRDYGRTVSQRTDDLVGPEHATLTMLDAGTKENVVPGRATIALDRRFGPEQAVEDVDDEIDDLVSAVEADTASDVTWRRTRTYDSASAPSDGRLAEVFRERSSDVADVPPDEYGLTIATDMRNFVDDADMEAITWGPGAIAQAHSDNEHVVLDEAVTGATVLEQSLRELLRT; encoded by the coding sequence ATGGTCACACCGGAACGTAGCGAGGACGGGGGGCCCTCTCGAACGGCGCTCCAGGACCTCATATCGGACCTCGTGAGTATCGAATCGGAGAACCCACCGGGAAACGAACGCGCCTGTGCGCGATACGTCGAGGCGTGGTTCGACGACCGTGACGTCCGGACGGAGGTCGTCAGAGAACCATACCCGGACCGGCCCCAGATCGTCGCTCAGATCGGCGACGGCCGACCGAGGGTCGTCCTGAACGGGCACATGGACGTGGTCCCGGCAGGCGACCGCGAGCAGTGGGACTCGCCCCCCTACGACCCCCAGGTCCGGGACGGCAACCTGTACGGTCGCGGTGCTGCGGATATGAAGACCGGACTGGCCATCGCGATGGTGACTGCCGCCCGGCTCAAGGCCGATATCGACGCCGGCGACCTCCCCGGGTCGATCGTCGTCCAGGCGGCCATCGGGGAGGAGGCGGCCGAACCCGGCACGAAAACGCTGCTCGACCGCGGATACGACGGCGACTACGGAATCGTGCTGGAACCGACGGGACTGCGCACGGCGACGAGCGTCAAAGGGTGTGCATACTACGAGTTCGAGGTCGGCGGCGAGTCGGCACACGCCGGCCAGCCCGGAGACGGGGAGAACGCGCTCGTGCGAGTCCTGCCGCTGCTCGAGCGACTCCGCGACTACGGGCGGACGGTCAGCCAGCGAACGGACGACCTCGTCGGCCCCGAACACGCGACCCTCACGATGCTCGACGCGGGAACCAAGGAGAACGTCGTCCCCGGCCGGGCGACGATCGCCCTGGATCGCCGTTTCGGCCCCGAGCAAGCCGTCGAAGACGTCGACGACGAGATCGACGACCTGGTTTCGGCGGTCGAGGCCGACACTGCGAGTGACGTGACCTGGCGGCGGACCAGGACGTACGACTCGGCCAGCGCCCCGTCGGACGGGAGACTCGCCGAGGTGTTCCGAGAGCGATCCAGCGACGTAGCCGACGTCCCGCCCGACGAGTACGGACTCACGATCGCCACCGACATGCGGAACTTCGTCGACGATGCCGACATGGAGGCGATCACCTGGGGACCCGGAGCGATCGCACAGGCCCACAGCGATAACGAACACGTGGTCCTCGACGAAGCCGTTACTGGTGCGACCGTCCTCGAACAGAGCCTTCGGGAACTCCTCCGAACGTAG
- a CDS encoding DUF3830 family protein, whose translation MEQLEFDIEGQTFTADLLVDEAPQSIEAIREFLPLESHLMHVRWSGHATWVNIDEIELPEIPRENHTVYPSRGDILLYPGYRNEQEILVPCGPTCFKSPAGELAGNHVATLNASRSELDEIEQSTLEDGMKDIVIREV comes from the coding sequence ATGGAGCAACTGGAATTCGACATCGAGGGACAGACCTTCACAGCCGACCTGCTGGTCGACGAGGCACCGCAGTCGATCGAGGCGATTCGGGAGTTCCTCCCGCTCGAGTCCCACCTGATGCACGTCCGCTGGAGCGGACACGCGACCTGGGTGAACATCGACGAGATCGAACTGCCGGAGATTCCCCGCGAGAACCACACGGTCTACCCGTCCCGCGGCGACATCCTGCTCTACCCGGGCTATCGGAACGAACAGGAGATCCTCGTGCCCTGCGGCCCCACGTGCTTCAAGAGTCCGGCGGGGGAACTCGCTGGCAATCACGTCGCGACGCTGAATGCGTCGCGGTCGGAACTCGACGAAATCGAGCAGTCCACGCTCGAAGACGGGATGAAAGACATCGTCATCCGCGAGGTCTGA